In Nitrospira sp., one DNA window encodes the following:
- a CDS encoding glycosyltransferase has product MTTAEQHKPEKEDGAMTTALDDYREVSPKGTVDFLYRLSDLVKGRSVVHVSAVRYGGGAAELLRRVVPMLTALGVEARWEVIAGTQEFFGVVKRLTDALQGRDEKITEDMYQTFREINERNAKALNLEADMVMIHDHQPAGMVEYRPSGAWLWRCHLDLSQPQRRAWTFLRRYAVKYDAAIFSLSGFAQRLPIPKFLMYPSIDPLSPKNREMSRSEINQVVDRLGIPRTKPIILQVAKFERFKDPLGAIQAYRIVKKHHDCRLVLAGSGIMHDPEGEAVLAEARDAAGRDPDIHLVQLPPEADLEINALQRTATIVLQKPLREGFGVTVSEAMWKGKPVVGGNAEGIAAQIIDEVTGYVVHSAEGAGFRLRHLLNNPGLIARMGAAGREHVRRNFFITRQLGDFLTLLKIMPLQ; this is encoded by the coding sequence TTGACAACAGCGGAACAGCATAAGCCGGAGAAGGAAGACGGCGCTATGACGACGGCGCTCGATGACTATCGGGAAGTGTCGCCGAAGGGAACGGTCGATTTCCTCTACCGGCTGAGTGACTTGGTCAAGGGGCGAAGCGTCGTGCATGTGAGCGCAGTCCGATATGGTGGAGGGGCGGCGGAGCTCTTACGTCGCGTGGTACCGATGCTGACGGCGTTGGGCGTGGAGGCGCGTTGGGAAGTCATTGCGGGGACGCAGGAGTTTTTTGGGGTCGTCAAACGGCTCACCGATGCCTTGCAAGGACGGGACGAGAAGATCACCGAGGACATGTATCAGACCTTCCGAGAGATCAACGAGCGAAACGCGAAAGCGCTGAACCTTGAAGCGGACATGGTCATGATCCACGACCATCAGCCGGCCGGCATGGTTGAGTATCGGCCGAGCGGGGCCTGGCTGTGGCGCTGCCACCTGGATCTGTCCCAACCGCAACGGCGCGCCTGGACGTTTTTGCGGCGGTATGCAGTGAAGTACGACGCGGCCATTTTTTCATTGTCCGGCTTTGCGCAACGGCTCCCGATCCCGAAGTTTCTCATGTATCCCTCGATCGATCCGCTGAGCCCGAAGAATCGAGAGATGAGCAGATCCGAAATCAATCAGGTCGTGGATCGGCTGGGTATTCCCCGAACCAAACCGATCATCCTGCAGGTGGCAAAGTTCGAGCGGTTCAAGGATCCGCTCGGCGCGATCCAGGCCTATCGCATCGTGAAGAAGCACCATGATTGCCGATTGGTCCTTGCGGGGTCCGGGATCATGCACGACCCGGAGGGCGAAGCGGTGTTGGCCGAAGCGCGTGATGCGGCGGGACGGGATCCTGATATTCATCTGGTGCAGCTACCGCCCGAGGCGGATCTGGAGATCAATGCGCTGCAACGGACTGCTACCATCGTGCTCCAGAAGCCGCTTAGGGAAGGGTTCGGGGTGACCGTTTCGGAGGCCATGTGGAAGGGAAAGCCGGTGGTCGGAGGAAACGCCGAAGGAATCGCGGCGCAAATCATCGACGAGGTGACGGGATATGTCGTCCATTCCGCCGAAGGGGCGGGATTCCGCTTGCGGCATTTATTGAATAATCCTGGATTGATCGCTCGCATGGGAGCAGCGGGGCGGGAACACGTGCGCCGAAATTTCTTCATCACCAGGCAATTGGGCGATTTCCTTACGTTGTTGAAGATCATGCCGCTGCAGTGA
- the treS gene encoding maltose alpha-D-glucosyltransferase produces the protein MLNQDPLWYKDAVFYELHVRAFYDSNDDGIGDFAGLIEKLDYLEWLGVDCLWLLPFYPSPLRDDGYDVADFTTIAPSYGSTEVFRKLLDAAHQRGMRVIVDLVLNHTSDQHAWFQEARRSPQAPRRDYYVWSETDQKYTKARIIFVDTEKSNWTWDPEAQAYYWHRFFSHQPDLNYDNPAVKQAMLEVMEFWLDQGLDGFRCDAVPYLFEREGTICENLPETHAYLKEIRKRIDDRYSTRILLAEANQWPSDVRPYFGNGDEFHMAFHFPLMPRLFMGLRSEDRRPILDMFKHTPPIPSNCQWCLFLRNHDELTLEMCTGEERDYMYYAYARDPQARRNIGIARRLAPLLENDRRKIELLNSIVFTLPGTPIIYYGDEIGMGDNIHLGDRNGVRTPMHWTADRNAGFSKADPAKLFLPLVTDPVYGYQSINVDTQKQTPHSLLHWMRRMIAIRKRHKVLGRGTLEFLTPSNEKILAYLRTYEGATVLLVHNLAESAQAVELNLTRFKGIVPIELFGDSRFPQIGDRPYVLSLGPYGSYWFSLPTVRAWESTYNLEWSAI, from the coding sequence ATGCTGAACCAAGATCCACTCTGGTACAAGGACGCCGTGTTCTATGAGCTGCACGTGCGGGCCTTCTACGACAGCAATGACGACGGCATCGGGGATTTCGCCGGCCTGATCGAGAAGCTCGATTACCTCGAGTGGCTGGGAGTGGACTGTCTCTGGCTACTGCCGTTTTATCCGTCGCCGTTGCGGGACGATGGCTATGATGTGGCGGACTTCACCACCATTGCGCCTTCGTACGGCTCCACCGAGGTGTTCCGGAAGCTGCTGGATGCGGCCCATCAGCGCGGCATGCGCGTCATCGTCGATTTGGTGTTGAATCACACGTCCGATCAGCATGCGTGGTTTCAGGAGGCCCGTCGGTCGCCGCAGGCTCCGAGGCGGGATTACTATGTCTGGAGCGAAACGGATCAGAAATATACAAAGGCGCGCATTATCTTCGTGGATACGGAAAAATCCAATTGGACTTGGGACCCCGAGGCGCAAGCGTACTATTGGCACCGGTTCTTCAGCCATCAACCGGACCTGAACTACGACAATCCCGCGGTCAAGCAAGCCATGCTGGAAGTCATGGAGTTTTGGCTGGATCAGGGGCTTGACGGATTTCGTTGCGACGCAGTGCCTTACCTGTTCGAGCGCGAAGGCACGATCTGCGAGAACTTGCCGGAGACCCATGCGTATCTGAAGGAGATTCGGAAACGGATCGACGACCGGTACAGCACCAGAATTCTCCTGGCGGAGGCCAATCAGTGGCCGAGCGACGTGCGTCCGTACTTCGGGAACGGAGATGAATTTCACATGGCCTTTCATTTCCCGCTCATGCCTCGCCTGTTCATGGGACTGCGCAGCGAGGACCGCCGGCCTATCCTCGATATGTTCAAACACACGCCGCCGATTCCATCGAATTGCCAGTGGTGTCTCTTCCTCAGGAATCACGACGAGTTGACGTTGGAAATGTGCACCGGCGAAGAGCGGGACTATATGTATTATGCCTATGCCCGTGATCCCCAGGCGCGCCGTAACATCGGCATCGCGCGCCGTCTCGCGCCGTTGCTCGAGAACGACCGGCGTAAAATCGAGCTGCTCAATAGTATTGTGTTCACCTTGCCGGGCACACCGATCATCTACTACGGCGATGAGATCGGCATGGGCGACAATATTCATCTGGGAGACCGCAACGGCGTACGGACACCGATGCATTGGACCGCGGATCGGAATGCGGGATTTTCAAAAGCGGATCCCGCGAAGTTGTTCCTCCCGCTCGTCACCGATCCCGTCTACGGCTATCAATCAATCAATGTGGATACGCAAAAACAGACGCCGCATTCACTGCTCCACTGGATGCGCCGCATGATCGCGATCCGCAAACGACACAAGGTCCTCGGACGGGGCACGTTGGAATTCTTGACACCGTCGAACGAGAAGATCCTGGCTTATCTGCGGACTTACGAAGGAGCGACCGTGCTCCTTGTCCATAATTTGGCGGAATCGGCGCAGGCCGTGGAACTGAACCTGACGCGGTTCAAGGGTATCGTTCCGATCGAACTGTTTGGAGATTCGCGATTTCCGCAGATCGGGGACCGTCCCTATGTGCTCAGTCTCGGTCCCTACGGTTCCTATTGGTTCAGCCTTCCAACTGTGCGAGCCTGGGAGAGCACCTATAACCTCGAATGGAGCGCGATTTGA
- a CDS encoding DUF5752 family protein, translated as MFAFIGCSEVQEILGRQAEDEKELAELVEEVPLDSIHFHTHSYFLRHRFIERAYPNDFSQWVVMQIGDHVLGERLAVVDPFDYPNLEDLREEIISIIDDHLSRMSIIPRVVFGEPFHFKRSRILEVPIGLEARSLAEFRRVVAEVDVSAIYFHMFEAHFRLGREESDFSAWIRTGLGLHELADRIRSINPYLGSLERLRSSLITVCDEFLGKS; from the coding sequence ATGTTTGCATTCATTGGATGCAGTGAGGTGCAGGAAATCCTTGGCCGACAGGCGGAGGACGAGAAGGAACTTGCCGAACTCGTCGAAGAGGTCCCGCTCGATTCCATCCATTTCCATACCCATAGCTATTTTCTCAGGCATCGCTTCATCGAACGGGCCTATCCGAATGATTTTTCTCAATGGGTCGTGATGCAGATCGGAGATCATGTGCTGGGCGAACGGCTCGCCGTGGTCGATCCATTCGACTATCCGAACCTGGAGGATCTGCGGGAAGAGATCATTTCGATTATCGACGATCATCTGTCACGAATGTCCATTATTCCCCGCGTGGTGTTCGGCGAACCGTTCCATTTCAAGCGCTCTCGGATTCTGGAAGTGCCGATCGGCCTGGAAGCGAGGTCCTTGGCGGAATTTCGACGGGTGGTGGCCGAAGTCGATGTCAGCGCGATCTACTTCCACATGTTCGAAGCGCATTTCCGGCTGGGGCGAGAGGAAAGCGACTTCTCAGCCTGGATCCGAACGGGCCTCGGCTTACATGAATTGGCTGATCGTATTCGCTCCATCAACCCTTACTTGGGAAGCCTCGAGCGTCTACGGTCGAGTCTCATCACGGTGTGCGATGAGTTTCTGGGGAAATCGTAG
- a CDS encoding VOC family protein — MNVTDIAFTVYPVTDLKRARQFYETILGLKESRFFGNEKQGFVEYDIGPGTLAIGIGAPEWKPSRGGGSVALEVDDFDGAMNRLREGGCTFTLEPIETPVCHMAVVLDPDGNSVMIHRRKTE; from the coding sequence ATGAACGTTACGGACATCGCATTTACCGTCTATCCCGTCACTGACTTGAAACGTGCCCGCCAATTCTATGAGACGATCTTGGGACTGAAGGAGTCGCGGTTCTTCGGGAACGAAAAGCAAGGCTTTGTCGAATACGATATCGGGCCGGGAACGCTCGCGATCGGTATTGGAGCGCCGGAGTGGAAGCCCTCACGTGGCGGAGGGTCTGTGGCTCTCGAAGTAGACGATTTCGATGGAGCGATGAACCGTCTTCGAGAGGGCGGCTGCACATTTACCCTTGAGCCGATCGAGACTCCCGTCTGTCACATGGCGGTTGTCCTAGATCCCGATGGGAATTCTGTGATGATTCACCGGAGAAAAACGGAATGA
- a CDS encoding NADH:flavin oxidoreductase/NADH oxidase has protein sequence MNKPMSERPDQQVSHVAAHGCPASTDHDREVPEIDLLSMLTIRGITLRNRIVMSPMCQYVAKDGLASDWHLVHLGSRAVGGAALVMVEATAVTPNGRISPGDVGIWGDQHIEPLARIARFVHSQGAVAGIQLAHAGRKASCEPPWKGGASLKTSAAGGWTVLGPSPIPFNDGDPKPMVLDEAGIDEIVAAFEAAARRAVMAGFRVIEIHAAHGYLLHEFLSPLSNHRTDRYGGSLENRMRFLLRIAEHLRRLLPAELPLFVRISATDWVEGGWDAEQSVVLARHLKNLGVDLIDVSSGGLVPKARIPVAKGYQVSFARKIRDEAVIMTGAVGMITESHYADEIVTGGDADVVFIARELLREPYWALKAQQELGSEPSWPTPYGYAVKRRAK, from the coding sequence ATGAATAAGCCCATGTCCGAACGACCCGATCAGCAAGTTTCGCATGTGGCAGCCCATGGCTGTCCAGCCAGCACGGATCATGACCGAGAAGTCCCGGAGATCGATTTGCTCAGCATGCTGACAATCCGGGGGATTACGCTTCGAAACCGGATCGTGATGTCTCCCATGTGTCAGTATGTGGCTAAGGATGGATTAGCAAGCGATTGGCATCTGGTCCACCTCGGCAGCCGTGCCGTCGGCGGGGCGGCGTTGGTGATGGTCGAGGCCACGGCCGTCACCCCGAATGGCAGGATTTCACCGGGAGATGTGGGGATCTGGGGTGATCAGCATATCGAGCCGCTCGCGCGCATTGCGCGATTTGTGCACTCCCAAGGGGCGGTTGCCGGCATTCAGCTGGCCCATGCCGGGCGAAAGGCCAGTTGTGAACCGCCTTGGAAAGGAGGAGCGAGTCTCAAGACGTCTGCGGCTGGTGGCTGGACCGTTCTCGGTCCTAGCCCGATTCCGTTCAATGACGGCGACCCCAAGCCGATGGTCCTCGATGAAGCAGGCATCGATGAAATTGTCGCCGCGTTCGAGGCCGCTGCCCGCCGGGCCGTTATGGCCGGATTCCGGGTGATCGAGATCCACGCGGCCCACGGGTATCTGTTGCACGAGTTCTTGTCACCCTTGAGTAATCACCGAACGGACCGTTACGGTGGAAGCCTGGAAAACCGGATGCGGTTTCTGCTCCGAATCGCCGAGCACCTGCGTCGACTGTTGCCGGCGGAACTTCCTCTCTTTGTACGGATTTCAGCCACTGATTGGGTAGAGGGCGGCTGGGATGCCGAGCAATCGGTGGTGCTCGCCAGACATTTGAAAAACCTCGGTGTTGATCTGATCGACGTCTCTTCCGGGGGGTTGGTTCCCAAGGCACGTATCCCGGTAGCTAAGGGATATCAAGTTTCGTTCGCTCGGAAGATCCGAGACGAGGCCGTAATCATGACCGGTGCGGTTGGGATGATCACCGAGTCTCACTATGCCGATGAGATCGTGACCGGCGGAGATGCCGACGTGGTGTTTATCGCTCGAGAACTGCTCCGGGAGCCCTATTGGGCGCTCAAGGCGCAGCAAGAACTCGGCTCAGAACCGTCATGGCCTACGCCCTATGGGTATGCCGTCAAACGGCGAGCAAAGTAG
- a CDS encoding methylated-DNA--[protein]-cysteine S-methyltransferase, with the protein MLYYDYYQSPRGRILLVADDRALTGVYFAGQKYHPRIGKQWKRSDKHEPLCRAKRELSEYFDGKRTRFTIEIAPQGTLFQCAVWKAIAGVRFGQTIAYGELAERAGYPGSARAAGAATGRNPISIIVPCHRIVGSNGSLTGYAGGLAKKRALLALEGCV; encoded by the coding sequence ATGCTGTACTACGACTACTATCAAAGTCCTCGTGGGCGCATATTGTTGGTTGCCGATGACCGGGCGTTGACGGGCGTCTATTTCGCCGGGCAGAAATATCACCCTCGCATCGGCAAGCAGTGGAAGCGATCTGACAAGCATGAGCCGCTATGCCGGGCCAAGCGCGAGCTCTCGGAATATTTCGACGGCAAGCGGACCAGGTTTACAATCGAGATCGCGCCGCAGGGCACGCTTTTCCAGTGCGCGGTGTGGAAGGCAATTGCAGGCGTCCGGTTCGGTCAAACCATTGCCTATGGCGAACTGGCAGAGCGTGCCGGTTATCCCGGTAGCGCGCGAGCGGCCGGTGCAGCCACCGGCCGCAACCCGATCAGCATCATCGTGCCCTGCCATCGCATCGTCGGCTCGAACGGTTCGCTCACCGGCTACGCCGGGGGCTTGGCGAAAAAGCGCGCACTTCTGGCGTTGGAAGGGTGTGTCTAG
- a CDS encoding AlkA N-terminal domain-containing protein gives MMLDSATCYRALRARDARFDGRFFVAVSSTRIYCRPVCTVRQPKIENCRFYRSAAAAEVSGYRPCLRCRPELAPGNASVNATTRVAQAAAGLIEDRAIDSDGLVGVASSLGITDRHLRRVFGAEFGVSPVEFAQTQRLLLAKRLLTDTSLPITEVAFTSGFGSLRRFNALFKQRYRLQPGQLRRLVNGKATPVTDTLSFELSFRPPYDWPAMRTFLGARTIVGVEMLDDSRYRRTVRVTAEGKDYLGWVEIGLSLKNPALHLLVSSSLARVLPPLLGRIKTLMDLSCNPTEVAGVLGELAQRRPGIRVPGAFDGFEVAVRAVIGQQVTVAAARTIVGRLAAALGDPIETPFETLTTIFPSAACMAGMGVDRIARLGMPTARARTVITLARAVADGDLVLAPHSDLDATLERLRTLPGVGEWTAQYIAMRALAWPDAFPHTDLGVMKALKEKNARRVLEAGEAWRPWRAYAVMQLWHSLTKE, from the coding sequence ATGATGCTCGATTCCGCCACCTGCTACCGGGCGCTACGAGCGCGCGATGCTCGCTTCGACGGACGCTTTTTTGTCGCGGTGTCGTCGACGCGTATCTATTGTCGGCCGGTCTGCACAGTGAGGCAGCCCAAGATCGAGAATTGCCGCTTCTACCGGAGCGCCGCTGCGGCCGAAGTATCAGGCTACCGGCCTTGTCTTCGCTGTCGTCCCGAACTTGCGCCGGGCAATGCAAGCGTGAATGCGACCACGCGCGTGGCGCAGGCAGCGGCGGGCCTGATCGAGGATCGTGCGATCGATTCCGACGGATTGGTAGGCGTCGCATCGAGCCTGGGTATCACCGACCGGCATTTGCGCCGGGTGTTTGGCGCCGAATTCGGTGTCTCGCCCGTTGAGTTTGCTCAGACGCAACGCTTGCTTCTCGCTAAACGCCTGCTCACCGATACCAGTTTGCCGATTACTGAAGTGGCGTTCACCAGCGGTTTTGGGAGTCTGCGACGCTTCAACGCACTCTTCAAGCAGCGATATCGCTTGCAACCGGGACAGTTGCGCCGGCTTGTGAATGGCAAGGCAACGCCTGTCACCGATACGCTGAGCTTCGAACTGAGTTTCCGCCCGCCCTACGACTGGCCGGCGATGAGAACGTTTCTCGGCGCACGGACAATTGTCGGTGTCGAGATGCTCGATGACTCTCGTTATCGCCGCACGGTGCGTGTGACAGCAGAAGGCAAGGACTATTTGGGATGGGTCGAGATCGGATTGTCGCTGAAAAATCCGGCGCTCCATCTCCTTGTCTCTTCATCGCTCGCCCGGGTTCTGCCTCCATTGCTTGGACGTATCAAGACGCTCATGGATCTGTCCTGCAATCCGACCGAAGTAGCAGGTGTGTTGGGTGAATTGGCTCAGCGTCGTCCCGGCATTCGCGTTCCCGGCGCCTTTGACGGATTCGAAGTTGCGGTACGTGCGGTTATTGGGCAACAAGTGACTGTTGCAGCGGCACGGACCATCGTCGGCCGCCTTGCCGCCGCTCTCGGAGATCCGATTGAGACTCCGTTTGAGACACTGACGACGATATTCCCATCTGCGGCATGTATGGCCGGCATGGGCGTCGACCGCATCGCACGACTGGGCATGCCGACGGCACGCGCACGCACGGTGATCACGCTTGCGCGTGCCGTAGCCGACGGCGACTTGGTCCTGGCGCCTCACTCAGATCTAGACGCAACGCTGGAGCGACTGCGTACGCTGCCCGGCGTAGGGGAGTGGACAGCGCAGTATATCGCCATGCGGGCGCTGGCATGGCCGGATGCATTTCCTCATACCGATCTCGGCGTCATGAAGGCGCTGAAGGAGAAGAATGCGCGTCGCGTGCTCGAAGCCGGTGAAGCCTGGCGGCCGTGGCGCGCTTACGCCGTGATGCAGCTTTGGCATTCACTGACCAAGGAGTAA
- the nhaA gene encoding Na+/H+ antiporter NhaA, translating into MIDHQQHATRTFQRFFDSEKSGGILLMICTAISLLAANSSIGAGYVNLWQTELGGLSLEHWVNDALMAIFFLLIGLELERELYSGELSNFQNALLPIVAAVGGMAAPALIHFSLNWGTPMQAGIGIPMATDIAFALGVLAMLGDRISPSLKVLVVAFAVIDDLGAIVIIATFYTTELSVWFLVGAVAVWILLLMLNRFFRVMSLAPYVCGGVVMWFLMLKSGIHATMAGVMLAFAVPFSAQDDDEVSPSHRLENILHKPVAFIILPIFALANTGVLMGADWIQGLTSLNSIGIATGLIVGKPLGVTFLCVLAVTTGLCRLPLGLHWRHIVGAGMLGGIGFTMSIFIANLAFAGNAEIIRASKMAILLASLTAGVIGFLWLKILSNPEVTDTPA; encoded by the coding sequence TTGATCGATCACCAGCAACACGCAACACGCACGTTCCAACGGTTTTTTGATTCGGAGAAATCCGGCGGAATTCTGCTGATGATCTGCACGGCGATCTCGCTTTTGGCGGCGAATTCTTCAATCGGCGCAGGTTATGTGAATCTGTGGCAGACGGAGCTTGGAGGCCTGAGCCTTGAACATTGGGTGAACGACGCGCTGATGGCGATTTTCTTTTTGCTCATTGGATTGGAGCTCGAACGGGAACTCTACAGCGGGGAACTGTCGAACTTTCAGAACGCCCTTCTTCCGATTGTTGCGGCCGTCGGTGGGATGGCCGCGCCTGCCCTGATTCATTTCTCCCTTAACTGGGGAACGCCGATGCAAGCCGGTATCGGGATCCCGATGGCAACAGACATCGCCTTCGCGCTCGGCGTGCTGGCCATGCTCGGAGACCGCATTTCTCCGTCGCTGAAGGTCTTGGTCGTGGCCTTTGCCGTCATAGACGATCTGGGTGCGATCGTCATCATTGCGACCTTCTACACGACGGAACTTTCCGTTTGGTTTTTGGTGGGCGCTGTCGCCGTGTGGATTCTGCTTTTGATGTTGAATCGTTTCTTCCGGGTCATGTCCCTCGCTCCGTATGTGTGCGGCGGAGTAGTGATGTGGTTTCTCATGCTGAAGTCAGGGATTCACGCGACGATGGCCGGAGTGATGCTGGCCTTTGCCGTCCCATTCTCCGCACAAGACGACGACGAAGTCTCGCCCTCGCACAGGCTTGAAAATATATTGCACAAACCCGTTGCATTCATCATCTTGCCGATTTTCGCGCTCGCCAATACAGGCGTGCTTATGGGCGCGGATTGGATACAAGGCTTGACCAGCCTTAACAGCATCGGCATCGCAACCGGTTTGATTGTAGGAAAACCTTTAGGTGTGACGTTTCTGTGTGTTCTGGCCGTGACAACCGGCCTATGCCGCTTGCCGCTCGGCTTGCATTGGCGGCATATTGTCGGCGCCGGGATGCTTGGCGGTATCGGATTTACCATGTCCATCTTCATTGCCAATCTTGCCTTCGCTGGAAACGCTGAGATCATCAGGGCTTCGAAAATGGCCATTCTTTTGGCTTCGTTGACGGCTGGAGTAATAGGATTTCTGTGGCTGAAGATCTTGAGCAATCCGGAAGTAACGGATACGCCAGCCTAG
- a CDS encoding glyoxalase superfamily protein translates to MSFGKTTPILRIFDEGKAKEFYVDFLGFQVDWEHRFEEGLPLYMQISQDDCVLHLTAHHGDCCPGAAMRIETNELEAFQKALLAKSHQYARPRIEEMPWGRDMAVTDPFGNRLTFTSGVSA, encoded by the coding sequence ATGAGTTTTGGAAAAACGACACCGATCCTTCGAATATTCGACGAGGGCAAAGCTAAGGAGTTCTATGTCGATTTCTTGGGCTTCCAGGTCGATTGGGAACATCGTTTTGAAGAAGGCCTCCCGCTCTATATGCAAATCTCACAGGATGACTGCGTCCTCCATTTAACAGCGCATCACGGAGACTGTTGTCCAGGCGCCGCGATGAGGATTGAAACGAACGAACTGGAGGCATTCCAAAAGGCTCTCCTCGCAAAGAGCCACCAGTACGCCAGACCCAGAATAGAAGAGATGCCGTGGGGCAGGGATATGGCGGTGACTGATCCCTTCGGGAACAGATTGACGTTTACCAGTGGTGTCAGTGCTTAA
- a CDS encoding YciI family protein: MKYLLLVHHNEDTFNKIPEAERKEMLAESIQLCHQLDGKGQYVHASPLQPEATGIVVRVRNGKAAVTDGPFAETKEQLAGYFLIEAQDRDDAVRIAKLVPGARIGTVEVRPLREVTGLPGEEKRP; encoded by the coding sequence ATGAAATATCTATTGCTGGTTCATCACAACGAGGACACGTTTAACAAGATCCCAGAAGCCGAGCGGAAGGAAATGCTCGCGGAATCAATTCAGCTCTGCCACCAGCTGGATGGGAAAGGGCAATACGTCCATGCCTCGCCTCTGCAACCTGAGGCGACGGGAATTGTCGTTCGGGTACGCAACGGAAAGGCAGCGGTAACCGATGGGCCGTTCGCCGAGACTAAGGAGCAGCTCGCCGGCTACTTTCTCATCGAAGCTCAGGATCGTGATGATGCCGTTCGTATCGCCAAGCTGGTGCCTGGAGCTCGTATTGGGACAGTGGAGGTTCGACCGTTGAGAGAAGTCACCGGCTTGCCGGGAGAAGAGAAACGACCATGA
- a CDS encoding tyrosinase family protein produces the protein MVVELQINNSLDPRARFVSWAPSPCRVGMTDPSGATTPTVNVQITGRSISGGGQVLFRRDTTGSFSSSLTLPVPRNGTPVPFFTAGRFGRPSINNGDVTIEARAGTTLIGSVPVMVRIRKNANRLTPGERDRLVAAFAELNDRGMGRFADFRDMHTARSDGEAHEGPGFLPWHRTYVLDLERELQAIDPGVALPYWRFDQPAPNIFRREFMGLSDSIGTVLFSPTNPLQFWVTDGRPGIVRRPSFNTATQPALVISEAATLALGPRYRDFRGRMQDNPHGRAHTSFGGSSVIRVIGTAARDPLFFLLHCNVDRLWARWQRQNNRFDPAQAASYDSTGATRVGHRLPDTMWPWNGITGDPRPPTAPGGGLASSRTAGAPGPQPRVRDTLDYQGRLNVASRMGFDYDDVPFA, from the coding sequence ATGGTTGTTGAATTGCAGATCAACAATAGCCTGGATCCTCGCGCGCGATTCGTTTCATGGGCCCCATCCCCCTGCCGGGTCGGCATGACTGATCCATCGGGCGCCACTACGCCCACCGTCAACGTGCAAATCACGGGGAGATCGATATCCGGTGGTGGTCAAGTCCTGTTCCGCCGGGACACAACAGGATCGTTCTCCAGCAGTCTGACGTTGCCGGTTCCTCGCAACGGCACTCCCGTGCCGTTTTTCACCGCCGGCAGGTTTGGGAGACCCAGTATCAACAACGGAGACGTGACGATCGAAGCCCGTGCCGGCACCACCCTGATTGGTTCGGTTCCGGTGATGGTGCGGATCCGAAAGAACGCCAATAGGTTGACACCGGGAGAGCGCGATCGCCTCGTGGCGGCGTTCGCGGAGCTCAATGATCGGGGAATGGGGCGTTTTGCGGACTTCCGTGACATGCACACAGCGAGAAGTGATGGTGAGGCTCACGAAGGACCAGGGTTTCTGCCCTGGCATCGGACGTACGTGCTCGATCTCGAGCGCGAGTTGCAAGCCATCGACCCTGGCGTCGCACTGCCGTACTGGCGCTTCGACCAGCCCGCGCCGAATATCTTTAGACGCGAGTTCATGGGCCTGTCCGATTCAATCGGCACCGTCTTGTTCAGCCCAACCAACCCGCTACAGTTCTGGGTGACCGACGGCCGCCCGGGGATCGTCCGTCGCCCCAGCTTCAACACCGCCACGCAGCCGGCCCTCGTGATAAGTGAAGCGGCTACACTGGCCTTGGGTCCTCGATACCGGGACTTCCGCGGGAGGATGCAAGACAATCCGCATGGACGGGCGCACACCAGCTTTGGGGGATCCTCAGTAATCAGGGTTATAGGGACAGCGGCGCGAGATCCGCTGTTCTTCTTGCTCCACTGCAATGTCGACCGGCTCTGGGCAAGGTGGCAACGACAGAACAATCGCTTCGATCCCGCCCAGGCGGCTTCGTACGACAGTACCGGCGCAACCAGGGTCGGCCATCGCCTACCCGACACCATGTGGCCATGGAATGGAATCACCGGAGACCCGCGGCCTCCGACGGCTCCTGGCGGCGGGCTGGCCAGCTCGCGGACGGCCGGCGCGCCAGGTCCGCAGCCACGCGTGCGCGACACACTAGACTATCAGGGGCGTCTCAACGTGGCCTCCCGCATGGGGTTCGACTACGACGATGTGCCATTTGCCTGA